In Vibrio lentus, a single genomic region encodes these proteins:
- the miaB gene encoding tRNA (N6-isopentenyl adenosine(37)-C2)-methylthiotransferase MiaB yields MSKKLLIKTWGCQMNEYDSSKMADLLNAANGYELTEVPEEADVLLLNTCSIREKAQEKVFHQLGRWKTLKDKKEGVVIGVGGCVATQEGDHIRQRAPYVDVIFGPQTLHRLPEMIKSSLSNEKPVMDISFPEIEKFDNLPEPKADGATAYVSIMEGCSKYCTYCVVPYTRGEEVSRPMDDVLYEVAQLAEQGVREVNLLGQNVNAFRGPTHEGDICTFAELLRLVASIDGIDRIRFTTSHPLEFGDDIIEVYKDTPELVSFLHLPVQSGSDRILTMMKRPHTAIEYKSIIRKLRKARPDIQISSDFIVGFPGESKQDFQDTMKLIKEVDFDMSFSFVFSPRPGTPAADYPCDVPAQEKKDRLYELQQTVNTQAMRFSRLMLGTEQRILVEGPSRKNLMELRGRTENSRVVNFEGSADLIGQFVDVKITEVYTNSLRGELVRTEKDMGLRVAMTPAEMMEKTKREDELGVATFTP; encoded by the coding sequence ATGAGTAAGAAACTGCTAATTAAAACTTGGGGCTGTCAGATGAATGAATATGATTCATCAAAAATGGCTGACCTGCTTAACGCTGCAAATGGCTATGAGCTAACTGAAGTACCTGAGGAAGCAGATGTACTACTCCTGAATACTTGTTCTATTCGTGAAAAAGCGCAAGAAAAGGTATTCCACCAGCTTGGTCGTTGGAAAACGCTCAAAGATAAAAAAGAAGGTGTGGTGATCGGTGTGGGTGGCTGTGTAGCAACTCAAGAAGGCGACCATATCCGTCAACGCGCACCTTATGTTGACGTTATCTTTGGCCCTCAAACATTACACCGTCTGCCAGAAATGATTAAGTCATCTCTGTCTAACGAAAAACCTGTAATGGACATCTCATTCCCTGAGATCGAAAAATTCGATAACCTTCCAGAGCCAAAAGCAGACGGCGCAACAGCGTACGTTTCTATCATGGAAGGTTGTTCTAAGTACTGTACTTACTGTGTTGTGCCATATACTCGTGGTGAAGAAGTTAGCCGTCCAATGGATGATGTACTTTACGAAGTTGCACAACTTGCAGAACAAGGTGTACGTGAAGTAAACCTACTTGGCCAAAATGTAAACGCATTCCGTGGTCCAACTCACGAAGGCGACATCTGCACATTTGCAGAACTACTTCGCCTAGTTGCGTCTATTGATGGTATCGACCGTATTCGTTTCACAACAAGCCACCCGCTTGAGTTCGGCGACGACATCATTGAAGTTTACAAAGACACACCGGAACTAGTGAGCTTCCTTCACTTACCAGTACAAAGTGGCAGTGACCGCATTCTAACAATGATGAAGCGTCCACATACGGCAATCGAATACAAATCTATCATTCGCAAACTGCGTAAAGCTCGCCCTGATATTCAAATCAGCTCTGACTTTATCGTTGGTTTCCCTGGTGAGTCTAAGCAAGACTTCCAGGATACGATGAAACTGATCAAAGAAGTTGATTTCGATATGAGCTTCAGTTTTGTTTTCTCTCCTCGTCCAGGTACGCCAGCAGCAGATTACCCATGTGATGTGCCAGCACAAGAGAAGAAAGATCGTCTATACGAGCTGCAACAAACGGTGAACACTCAAGCTATGCGTTTCTCTCGCCTAATGTTAGGTACAGAGCAGCGTATTCTTGTAGAAGGTCCATCAAGAAAGAATCTAATGGAGCTTCGTGGCCGTACTGAAAACAGCCGTGTTGTGAACTTCGAAGGTTCTGCTGACCTAATCGGCCAGTTCGTAGATGTGAAGATCACTGAGGTTTACACCAACTCACTACGTGGTGAACTGGTTCGTACAGAAAAAGACATGGGTCTACGCGTAGCAATGACTCCAGCAGAAATGATGGAAAAAACTAAACGCGAAGACGAGCTAGGTGTAGCGACATTTACGCCTTAG
- the ychF gene encoding redox-regulated ATPase YchF has protein sequence MGFKCGIVGLPNVGKSTLFNALTKAGIEAANFPFCTIEPNTGIVPVPDLRLDALAKIVNPQKILPTTMEFVDIAGLVAGASKGEGLGNKFLANIRETDAIGHVVRCFENENIVHVSGKVSPIEDIEVINLELALADLDSCERAIFRNAKKAKGGDKDAKFETTVLEKLLPILTEGGMARTVELGKEEVAAIDYLNFLTLKPTMYIANVAEDGFENNPYLDAVREYAEKENNVVVAVCAAIESELSELDDEDREEFLADMGIEEPGLNRVIRSGYELLTLQTYFTAGVKEVRAWTIPVGATAPQAAGKIHTDFEKGFIRAEVVGYEHFIEFGGESGAKDAGKWRLEGKEYIVKDGDVVHFRFNV, from the coding sequence ATGGGTTTTAAATGTGGCATCGTTGGTCTACCAAACGTTGGTAAGTCAACTCTGTTTAACGCACTGACTAAAGCAGGCATCGAAGCAGCAAACTTTCCATTTTGTACGATCGAACCAAACACAGGTATCGTTCCGGTTCCAGATCTACGCTTAGATGCATTAGCAAAAATTGTTAATCCACAGAAGATCCTTCCAACGACAATGGAATTCGTAGACATCGCAGGCCTAGTTGCTGGCGCATCTAAAGGTGAAGGTCTAGGTAACAAATTCCTAGCTAACATCCGCGAAACTGACGCTATCGGTCACGTTGTACGCTGCTTTGAAAACGAAAACATCGTTCACGTTTCTGGCAAAGTATCTCCTATCGAAGATATCGAAGTGATCAACCTTGAGCTTGCTCTTGCCGATCTAGATAGCTGTGAACGTGCGATCTTCCGTAATGCTAAAAAAGCAAAAGGCGGCGATAAAGACGCTAAGTTTGAAACTACAGTTCTTGAAAAGCTACTACCGATCCTGACTGAAGGTGGTATGGCTCGTACTGTTGAACTGGGCAAAGAAGAAGTCGCAGCAATCGACTACCTTAACTTCCTAACGCTTAAGCCAACAATGTACATCGCAAACGTTGCTGAAGATGGTTTCGAAAACAACCCTTACCTAGACGCCGTTCGTGAGTATGCAGAAAAAGAGAACAACGTTGTTGTTGCTGTATGTGCTGCAATCGAATCTGAGCTTTCTGAGCTTGACGATGAAGATCGCGAAGAGTTCCTAGCGGACATGGGTATCGAAGAACCAGGCCTTAACCGAGTGATCCGCTCTGGTTACGAACTACTTACTCTTCAGACTTACTTCACTGCGGGTGTTAAAGAAGTTCGCGCTTGGACGATCCCTGTAGGTGCGACTGCACCACAAGCTGCAGGCAAGATCCACACCGACTTCGAAAAAGGATTCATCCGTGCAGAAGTCGTTGGTTACGAACATTTCATCGAATTTGGCGGTGAAAGCGGAGCAAAAGATGCAGGTAAATGGCGTCTTGAAGGCAAAGAATACATCGTTAAAGATGGCGATGTTGTTCACTTCCGTTTCAACGTTTAA
- the pth gene encoding aminoacyl-tRNA hydrolase, with amino-acid sequence MSQQIKLLVGLANPGPEYAKTRHNAGAWVVEELARVHNVTLKNEPKFFGLTGRIMVHGEDLRLLIPTTFMNLSGKAVAALAKFYQIKPEEIMVAHDELDLPPGIGKFKKGGGHGGHNGLKDIISKQGNNKEFYRLRLGIGHPGHKDKVAGYVLGKAPAKEQECIEAVVDESVRSLDILLKDGLPKAQNRLHTFKAE; translated from the coding sequence TTGAGCCAACAAATAAAACTTCTCGTTGGACTGGCTAATCCAGGTCCAGAATACGCCAAAACTCGCCACAATGCGGGTGCTTGGGTAGTTGAAGAATTAGCACGTGTACACAACGTGACACTGAAGAACGAACCAAAGTTCTTTGGCCTAACGGGTCGTATCATGGTTCATGGTGAAGATCTTCGTTTGCTGATCCCAACGACTTTTATGAACTTATCCGGGAAAGCCGTTGCAGCACTGGCAAAGTTCTACCAAATTAAACCAGAAGAGATCATGGTCGCTCACGATGAGTTAGACCTCCCTCCAGGTATTGGTAAGTTTAAAAAAGGTGGTGGTCATGGCGGGCACAATGGCCTAAAAGACATCATCAGCAAGCAGGGTAACAATAAAGAATTCTATCGTCTTAGGTTAGGCATTGGCCATCCGGGACATAAAGATAAAGTTGCAGGTTATGTATTAGGCAAAGCTCCTGCTAAAGAGCAAGAGTGTATCGAGGCTGTCGTTGACGAATCGGTTCGCAGCCTAGACATCTTATTAAAAGATGGCCTACCAAAAGCACAAAATCGCTTACATACGTTCAAAGCAGAATAA
- a CDS encoding lactonase family protein: protein MKTLPLTIGCYTGSPSNSQGVYQTQLDLETGTLLPLELIAACTNPSFVTTTKLGIYTASEVDQKIQPQLIHIPNSDSTIASNTGPISGDHPCHITIDPHNKFAITSQYSSGTFDIFSLSINGNIDKRLKTLKMVGSGPNTERQTGPHAHQSLFLKNSPQFVTVDLGADRINFYCFDEEQEEFLDEPMQSIKVPTGNGPRHLIFNQAEDRAYVVCELSETILILQKSLGVWSIVEEVDALPNMEKGEAAAAIKLSPDEQFLYVSCRHQSRISNFKIEPTTKMPIFIDSYSTEGNFPRDFHITNCGQWLIAANQNSNNLTSFKRNIEDGSLIYTGCSLAIDAPVCVTQ, encoded by the coding sequence ATGAAAACCCTCCCTTTAACGATCGGTTGCTACACAGGTTCTCCAAGTAATAGCCAAGGTGTGTATCAAACTCAGTTAGATCTAGAAACGGGAACGCTGTTGCCTTTAGAGCTTATAGCAGCCTGCACTAACCCCTCGTTTGTCACCACGACAAAGCTAGGGATCTACACTGCTTCTGAAGTTGACCAAAAGATACAACCACAGCTAATTCATATACCGAATTCTGATTCAACAATAGCGTCAAATACTGGGCCAATCTCAGGAGATCACCCTTGTCATATCACGATAGATCCCCACAATAAGTTTGCTATTACATCGCAATATTCATCAGGGACATTCGATATCTTTAGTTTAAGTATCAATGGCAATATAGATAAACGGCTCAAAACACTCAAAATGGTTGGTTCTGGACCTAATACAGAAAGACAAACGGGCCCACATGCACATCAAAGCCTTTTCCTAAAGAACTCTCCGCAGTTTGTCACCGTCGATCTCGGAGCCGATCGAATCAACTTCTATTGCTTTGACGAAGAGCAAGAAGAGTTCCTTGATGAACCAATGCAATCTATCAAAGTGCCAACAGGGAATGGACCTCGTCACCTAATATTTAACCAAGCTGAAGATCGAGCCTATGTGGTGTGTGAACTCTCTGAAACGATATTGATTTTGCAAAAGTCTTTAGGAGTGTGGAGTATCGTGGAAGAGGTTGATGCACTTCCCAATATGGAGAAAGGGGAAGCAGCGGCTGCAATTAAGCTATCGCCAGATGAGCAATTCCTTTATGTGTCTTGCCGACATCAATCAAGGATCAGTAATTTCAAAATCGAACCGACCACCAAAATGCCTATTTTTATTGATAGCTACAGCACTGAAGGTAATTTTCCTCGCGATTTTCATATTACCAACTGTGGGCAATGGCTTATCGCTGCAAACCAGAACTCCAACAACCTCACGTCATTCAAACGAAATATTGAGGATGGATCCCTCATCTATACTGGATGCTCTTTAGCCATTGATGCACCTGTTTGTGTGACGCAATAG
- a CDS encoding 2-octaprenyl-3-methyl-6-methoxy-1,4-benzoquinol hydroxylase translates to MNSYDIVVVGGGMVGAATAIGFAKQGLNVAVIEGFAPKAYDDSQAMDIRVSAISQASVDLLEELGAWQSIAAMRVCSYKRLETWEHPECRTRFDATSIDLPRLGYIVENRLIQLGLWGQFDTYDNLELLCPEKLDTIEFGETNIVKLQSGTQLSAKWVIGADGANSVVRQQAGIGITAWDYRQHCMLINVETELPQQDITWQQFLPSGPRSFLPLCSLMSEGKEVGQGSLVWYDSPSRIKQLSAMSPEKLRNEVITSFPEELGDVKVLNSGSFPLTRRHAQSYSKNNCILVGDSAHTINPLAGQGVNLGFKDVAALLDITKEKGELNQSVVRRYEVIRRGDNLMMQSGMDFFYKTFSNDIGPLKFVRNAALKLAENSGPIKSQVLKYALGL, encoded by the coding sequence ATGAATAGTTACGACATTGTAGTAGTGGGTGGTGGCATGGTTGGTGCTGCGACTGCAATCGGCTTTGCTAAACAAGGACTGAATGTTGCCGTGATCGAAGGCTTTGCTCCAAAAGCTTATGATGACTCACAAGCAATGGATATCCGTGTATCAGCAATTTCTCAGGCTTCAGTTGATTTGCTTGAAGAGCTGGGTGCATGGCAAAGCATCGCTGCAATGCGTGTCTGTTCTTACAAACGTTTGGAAACTTGGGAGCACCCAGAGTGTCGTACACGTTTTGATGCCACATCTATTGATTTACCTCGTTTAGGTTACATCGTTGAGAATCGATTAATCCAATTGGGTTTATGGGGTCAGTTTGATACTTATGACAATTTAGAACTGTTATGCCCAGAGAAATTGGACACGATTGAATTTGGCGAAACCAATATCGTGAAACTTCAGTCGGGTACTCAGTTATCAGCGAAATGGGTGATTGGCGCTGATGGTGCAAATTCAGTCGTTCGTCAGCAAGCTGGGATTGGTATTACAGCTTGGGATTACCGACAGCACTGCATGCTTATCAATGTAGAAACAGAACTTCCTCAGCAAGATATTACTTGGCAACAGTTTTTACCGAGTGGACCTCGTTCATTCCTTCCATTGTGCTCGCTAATGTCTGAAGGCAAAGAGGTGGGGCAGGGTTCTTTAGTGTGGTATGACTCGCCGTCTCGTATTAAGCAACTTTCTGCGATGAGCCCAGAAAAATTACGTAATGAAGTTATCACTAGCTTCCCTGAAGAACTGGGTGATGTGAAAGTGTTGAACTCGGGCTCATTCCCTCTGACTCGACGTCATGCTCAATCATACTCGAAGAATAATTGTATTCTTGTCGGGGACTCTGCACATACGATTAACCCTCTAGCAGGGCAGGGTGTTAACTTGGGCTTTAAAGATGTGGCAGCACTATTGGATATCACCAAAGAGAAAGGTGAATTGAATCAATCTGTGGTGAGGCGCTATGAAGTGATCAGAAGGGGCGACAACCTAATGATGCAAAGTGGCATGGACTTTTTCTACAAAACGTTCAGTAATGATATTGGCCCACTTAAGTTTGTGCGTAATGCAGCACTAAAGCTAGCAGAAAACTCAGGGCCGATTAAATCACAGGTGCTTAAGTACGCTTTAGGGTTGTGA